A single window of Botrytis cinerea B05.10 chromosome 15, complete sequence DNA harbors:
- the Bcace1 gene encoding Bcace1, whose translation MSFTHPRRTTKTTSIAVTLLANSSSRPTVNTTMASLRKGATFHSPSSPTNEVDGAFNLSALERSLSNLEDFAVESHKRRAADVIESFELTAAGNQSSSTPRRRFRDESDPVPRGVVNVENPSTKAYNTELMDGVMPSEQSSVRRSTRPRRTTPRYADSGLGSSIGSSSSDKKVLTNDNVSKSTKPSTITRSAAAPSTTIKSLPRLSARTTARIQEHILKPLLAKESFKDLHPLVQDCPRRIHQKEIVSLRDLEKTLIFTAPKYTKSASLYLDFCLESIHCIQATVELVNEREQTRPNDRPYTNGYFVDLVEQIKQYAEQVREAKEKEEKGETISEMDAHPSDEVKLHGGLTRNGRPAELVRINKKTGKAISIATGQPVDMDDDDNKSMRFKRSLSEEAEDEESVMRSMARRKKDASAAELAPKFCREKGCDKSFKRPCDLTKHEKTHSRPWKCPVTSCKYHEYGWPTEKEMDRHQNDKHSAAPPLFECHFKPCPYRSKRESNCKQHMEKAHGWEYIRSKNNGKNRPAAPAVIPNGLPTPQNTIIHTPGSDSNLESPLIADDEMLYENTSLYTTNHSMDFFGPAYPAEMNLFQPPQSLNMEYSPITDNSFSPDGQSPFDANSPFNSTSVLGAQDQFQENMQAYPSNDEWAAYEQTDLYSAPAQIHIPSNHQIYQDIMGQNSMAFETSGVTYQTQHQQHQPQPQQQQQQHPQSMAHISPIGEGNTMLYTPKSMQDFDEGFEDFVPNNTRMTTNGVQDFQLFSAPQQRQNSIPAPLFGEIIPQAPLGFPGIHPEDLIAFYAQTAANSAAGTGNHLPQNHYQNHQQPQHQQQLHQNMNMTMDWSSDDYGYNSH comes from the exons ATGTCGTTCACACACCCCCGAAGAACTACAAAGACCACATCGATTGCTGTGACTCTTCTTGCGAATTCGTCAAGCCGGCCAACAGTTAATACAACTATGGCTTCCCTTCGCAAAGGTGCCACTTTCcactctccttcttctcccacaAACGAAGTCGATGGTGCCTTCAACCTCTCCGCCCTCGAACGTTCATTATCCAATCTCGAAGATTTCGCCGTCGAATCACACAAGCGTCGTGCTGCCGATGTCATAGAATCATTCGAGCTTACGGCCGCCGGCAACCAATCATCTTCTACTCCACGTCGACGCTTCCGTGACGAGTCTGATCCGGTTCCTCGAGGTGTCGTCAACGTTGAGAACCCCTCCACTAAAGCATACAACACTGAATTGATGGACGGAGTCATGCCGTCAGAGCAATCGTCTGTGAGACGGTCGACACGTCCCCGCCGCACCACGCCCCGATATGCAGACAGTGGTCTTGGATCATCCATCgggtcatcatcatcagacaAGAAAGTCCTCACCAATGACAATGTCTCCAAATCTACCAAGCCATCAACCATCACTAGATCGGCTGCTGCTCCATCTACAACCATCAAAAGCCTTCCAAGACTCAGTGCCCGTACTACCGCTCGCATTCAAGAGCATATCTTGAAGCCACTCCTAGCAAAGGAGTCTTTCAAAGACTTGCATCCCCTCGTCCAAGACTGCCCAAGACGAATTCACCAGAAGGAAATCGTATCCCTCCGCGACCTGGAGAAGACTTTAATTTTTACCGCACCT aagtacACAAAGAGCGCCTCCTTGTACCTCGACTTTTGTCTGGAATCGATCCACTGCATCCAAGCTACCGTCGAACTTGTTAATGAACGCGAACAAACGCGCCCCAACGACCGCCCATATACTAACGGGTACTTTGTCGATCTCGTCGAACAGATTAAGCAATACGCTGAACAGGTCCGAGAAgccaaggagaaggaagagaaaggagaaaccATTAGCGAGATGGATGCTCACCC ATCAGATGAGGTTAAGCTCCACGGTGGTTTGACCAGAAATGGTCGACCAGCTGAACTTGTCCGCATCAACAAGAAAACTGGCAAGGCCATTTCGATTGCCACCGGCCAACCGGTTGacatggatgatgatgataacaaGTCTATGAGATTCAAGCGCTCCTTGAGCGAAGAagctgaagatgaagagtcCGTGATGAGATCCATGGCACGTCGCAAGAAGGATGCTTCTGCTGCTGAGCTTGCCCCTAAATTTTGTCGCGAGAAGGGCTGTGATAAGTCATTCAAGCGTCCATGTGACTTGACCAAACATGAGAAAACCCATTCCCGTCCTTGGAAATGCCCCGTTACTTCATGCAAATACCACGAATATGGTTGGCCAACCGAGAAAGAGATGGATCGTCATCAGAATGACAAACATTCAGCCGCTCCTCCACTATTCGAGTGTCACTTTAAGCCTTGTCCATACCGATCAAAACGTGAGTCGAATTGCAAGCAACACATGGAGAAAGCCCACGGTTGGGAGTACATTAGATCGAAGAACAACGGAAAGAACAGACCTGCTGCACCTGCTGTCATCCCCAATGGTCTTCCTACTCCTCAGAATACTATCATTCACACCCCAGGCAGCGACTCAAACCTTGAATCTCCACTCATCGCTGATGATGAGATGCTCTATGAGAATACCTCATTGTACACCACCAACCACAGCATGGACTTCTTTGGCCCAGCATACCCTGCTGAAATGAACTTGTTCCAACCCCCACAATCTTTGAATATGGAATATTCTCCCATCACGGATAACTCCTTCTCTCCTGATGGACAATCGCCATTTGATGCAAATTCTCCCTTCAACTCCACATCTGTTCTCGGTGCACAAGATCAATTCCAAGAGAATATGCAGGCCTACCCATCAAACGATGAATGGGCGGCTTATGAGCAAACTGATCTGTACAGTGCCCCAGCTCAGATTCACATTCCATCTAACCACCAAATCTACCAAGATATCATGGGGCAAAACTCCATGGCATTCGAAACATCAGGTGTCACATATCAAACTCAGCATCAACAAcaccaaccccaaccccaacaacaacaacaacaacatccaCAATCAATGGCACACATCTCCCCTATCGGTGAAGGCAACACTATGCTTTACACACCAAAATCCATGCAAGACTTTGATGAGGGTTTTGAAGACTTTGTCCCAAACAACACTCGCATGACCACTAATGGTGTTCAAGATTTCCAACTCTTTTCTGCACCTCAACAAAGACAAAATAGCATCCCTGCTCCACTCTTTGGTGAAATCATTCCTCAAGCACCACTTGGATTTCCTGGAATTCATCCCGAGGATTTGATTGCATTCTATGCCCAAACTGCTGCCAATTCCGCTGCTGGTACTGGCAATCACCTACCACAAAACCACTACCAAAAccatcaacaaccacaacatcaacaacaattgCATCAAAACATGAACATGACGATGGATTGGTCTTCTGATGATTATGGTTACAACAGTCATTAA
- the Bcmpo1 gene encoding Bcmpo1 has translation MSLNLEKQLTFYGAYHHNPTNVFIHMICVPLILATSLFLCSNSPTLIPLPSWLTIPNLPLNFSTIGSICYSGFYILLEPVAGSILLPFIIGWTAFSNHVLATSSNATLANQIAGAVFFVSWIMQFVGHGAFEKRAPALLDNLVQALVLAPFFVFMELLFIFGYRPELQKRIDVAVEKEVTKFKAEQTNGTIKNGKAN, from the exons atgtcCCTCAACCTCGAGAAACAGCTTACCTTT TACGGGGCTTACCATCACAATCCTACAAATGTTTTCATTCATATGATATGTGTGCCTTTGATTCTGGCCACCAGTCTGTTCCTT TGCTCCAACAGTCCCACATTGATACCTCTGCCATCATGGCTTACCATTCCGAATTTACCTTTGAACTTTAGCACGATTGGATCAATATGCTACAGCGGGTTTTACATCCTTCTTGAACCGGTCGCAGGCAGCATTCTTCTCCCATTCATTATCGGATGGACTGCATTCTCGAATCATGTCCTTGCTACGTCTTCAAATGCTACTTTGGCAAATCAAATCGCTGGTGCTGTATTCTTTGTCTCGTGGATTATGCAATTCGTCGGCCATGGTGCTTTCGAAAAGCGTGCCCCCGCATTACTCGACAACCTCGTGCAAGCTTTAGTCCTCGCTCCATTCTTCGTATTTATGGAGTTGCTATTCATATTTGGATACAGACCGGAATTGCAAAAAAGGATTGATGTTGCAGTCGAAAAAGAGGTTACGAAATTCAAAGCCGAGCAGACAAATGGTACCATCAAGAACGGCAAAGCCAACTGA
- the Bcrpb7 gene encoding Bcrpb7 has product MFFLYNLERQVTLHPSYFGRNMHELVTGKLLKDVEGTCTGLYYIITIMDTFNISEGRILPGSGLAEFTVGYRAVVWRPFKGETVDAIVTSVNAVGFFADAGPLPLFVSAHLIPRDIKFDANATPPQFTNNEDSVIEPGTHVRVKIIGTRPEVGAMFAIGSIKEDYLGCLQAS; this is encoded by the exons ATGTTTTTCCTCTACAATCTTGAGCGTCAGGTCACCCTGCACCCATCGTACTTTGGTCGCAATATGCATGAGTTGGTGACTGGCAAGCTAttgaaagatgttgaaggaACATGTACCGGTCTCTACTACATCATCACAATTATGGACACCTTCAACATTTCCGAAGGAAGAATCCTTCCAGGAAGTGGATTGGCTGAGTTCACTGTTGGATATCGTGCTGTAGTGTGGAGACCCTTCAAGGGCGAGACT GTCGATGCTATTGTAACCTCAGTCAATGCTGTCGGGTTTTTTGCGGATGCTGGTCCTTTGCCCCTCTTTGTATCTGCACAT CTCATTCCTCGTGACATCAAATTCGATGCAAATGCGACACCACCCCAATTTACAAACAATGAAGACTCTGTCATTGAGCCAGGCACTCATGTCCGAGTAAAGATTATCGGTACAAGACCTGAAGTCGGAGCCATGTTTGCCATTGGCAGTATCAAAGAGGATTATCTTGG CTGTTTGCAAGCCTCGTGA